In one Acidobacteriota bacterium genomic region, the following are encoded:
- a CDS encoding response regulator transcription factor translates to MNRKDILVIDDDRDLTQSLKAYFEARGFGVRTAHSGGDGMREIENARPDIILLDIMMDSDADGFNLAYKLKEDKEKGEIPIIILSGFTDYLESRSGSFEFVMGRDWPATEFIKKPAALADIDQAVRRLLA, encoded by the coding sequence ATGAATAGAAAAGACATTCTCGTTATCGACGACGACAGGGATCTCACCCAATCGCTGAAAGCGTACTTCGAAGCGCGGGGCTTCGGCGTGCGCACGGCCCACAGCGGCGGGGACGGGATGCGGGAGATCGAAAACGCCCGGCCCGACATCATCCTCCTCGACATCATGATGGACAGCGACGCCGACGGATTCAACCTTGCCTATAAACTCAAGGAGGACAAGGAAAAGGGGGAAATCCCCATCATCATTCTCTCCGGATTCACCGATTACCTCGAAAGCAGGTCGGGATCGTTCGAATTCGTCATGGGGCGCGACTGGCCCGCGACGGAGTTCATCAAAAAGCCCGCTGCGCTCGCGGACATCGACCAGGCGGTCCGCCGGTTGCTCGCCTGA
- the nadA gene encoding quinolinate synthase NadA, whose protein sequence is MKSDTGLRAENLRDEVAALRKEKGAVILAHTYQPAEVQDCADYVGDSYGLSQEARRARAERIVFCGVRFMAETAALLNPASAVILAEPRAGCPMADMIAAPQLRRLKTRYPDHLVVCYVNSTAEIKALSDVCVTSANAVEIVRRLPPERGILFVPDRHLGDWIREQTGRDMVLWNGLCPTHLRIRPDMIRAAREAHPGAEVLIHPEAARECRALADAVLSTGGMLRRAAGSGAGEFIIATETGILHTLRKHNPGKRFYPVSEEVVCPNMKRGSLLSVRRALDGTGGERITVPPEVALGALRALERMLELGREETIAPAGGKPLV, encoded by the coding sequence ATGAAATCGGACACCGGCCTGCGGGCGGAAAATCTACGCGACGAGGTCGCCGCGCTCCGGAAAGAGAAGGGGGCTGTGATCCTCGCCCACACCTACCAGCCGGCGGAGGTCCAGGACTGCGCCGACTACGTGGGGGACTCCTACGGGTTGAGCCAGGAGGCGCGGCGGGCGCGGGCGGAGCGCATCGTCTTCTGCGGGGTCCGTTTCATGGCCGAAACGGCCGCGCTCCTCAACCCCGCCAGCGCCGTCATCCTCGCCGAGCCGCGGGCGGGGTGCCCCATGGCCGACATGATCGCGGCGCCGCAGCTCCGGCGGCTCAAGACCCGGTATCCCGATCACCTCGTCGTCTGCTACGTCAACTCGACGGCCGAAATCAAGGCACTGTCGGACGTCTGCGTCACCAGTGCCAACGCCGTGGAGATCGTCCGGCGGCTCCCGCCGGAGAGGGGGATCCTCTTCGTCCCCGACCGGCACCTGGGGGACTGGATCCGGGAGCAAACCGGGAGGGACATGGTGCTGTGGAACGGCCTCTGCCCGACCCACCTGCGGATCCGCCCCGACATGATCCGGGCGGCGCGGGAGGCGCATCCCGGCGCGGAAGTCCTCATCCACCCCGAAGCCGCGCGCGAGTGCCGCGCGCTTGCCGACGCCGTCCTGTCGACCGGGGGGATGCTGCGCCGCGCCGCCGGGAGCGGGGCGGGGGAGTTCATCATCGCCACCGAGACCGGGATCCTGCACACCCTGAGGAAGCACAACCCGGGCAAGCGCTTCTACCCCGTCTCCGAGGAGGTGGTCTGTCCCAACATGAAGCGGGGCAGCCTGCTCTCGGTCAGGCGCGCGCTCGACGGGACGGGCGGGGAACGCATCACGGTGCCGCCGGAGGTCGCCCTCGGGGCTTTGCGCGCGCTCGAGCGCATGCTCGAGCTGGGGAGGGAAGAAACCATTGCCCCGGCCGGGGGGAAGCCGTTAGTATGA
- a CDS encoding NAD(P)H-dependent oxidoreductase subunit E gives MQTIAEIIDRQGELSPSSLIPLLQAAQKEFGYVTDPAIAGIARALGVPRSTVYGVATFYNQFRLDPLGEHVIEICRGTACHVRGSGRLCDHLRRRLKLQKNGNSRDGRFTLLTPACLGACSIATVVRVDGEFHGNVDEEKLDRMIDDLSR, from the coding sequence ATGCAGACCATAGCCGAGATCATCGACCGGCAGGGTGAGCTCAGCCCCTCGAGCCTCATCCCGCTCCTTCAGGCGGCGCAGAAGGAGTTCGGGTACGTCACGGACCCGGCCATAGCCGGAATCGCCCGCGCGCTCGGGGTGCCGCGGAGCACCGTCTACGGCGTCGCCACTTTTTACAACCAGTTCCGGCTCGACCCGCTGGGCGAGCACGTGATCGAGATCTGCCGCGGCACGGCCTGCCACGTGCGCGGGAGCGGGAGGCTGTGCGACCACCTGCGCCGGAGGCTCAAGCTGCAGAAGAACGGGAACTCCCGCGACGGTCGCTTCACGCTGCTGACCCCGGCGTGCCTCGGCGCCTGTTCGATCGCGACCGTGGTCCGGGTCGACGGCGAATTCCACGGCAACGTGGACGAGGAGAAGCTGGACAGGATGATCGACGATCTTTCGAGGTGA
- a CDS encoding aldo/keto reductase → MKKSSSALLVAGLVGGDPSGADTPRGAQPRTRPLGRTGLEIFPIGFGATRTMEPSLVRAAAEAGMNFFDTGRSYSGGRNEEMVGEALAGRRGKVVVQSKLELRLAPGSGADPAPADVRRVTGEMGRSLEASLRALRTDCIDILLIHNATDPGLAHHEAVRAFFAGAKKVGKIRAHGFSSHGNQIAMLRAAARVNFYDVVMVPYNHKGSYVHSNSGRSDAWDQAELEAAIGQARERGIGVVAMKTCSGGPRPPAGGGKPDFTSALGWILERGRVDGMAVAMANFQQIREDLAAYT, encoded by the coding sequence TTGAAGAAATCATCGTCCGCCCTCCTCGTCGCGGGCCTGGTCGGCGGCGATCCCTCCGGGGCGGACACCCCCCGGGGCGCGCAGCCGCGGACGCGCCCCCTGGGACGCACCGGCCTCGAGATCTTCCCCATCGGCTTCGGCGCCACCCGCACCATGGAACCGTCGCTGGTGCGGGCGGCGGCCGAGGCGGGGATGAATTTCTTCGACACCGGCCGGTCGTATTCCGGCGGCCGCAACGAGGAGATGGTGGGAGAAGCGCTGGCGGGACGCCGCGGGAAGGTGGTCGTGCAGTCCAAGCTGGAGCTCCGTCTCGCGCCGGGGAGCGGCGCCGATCCCGCACCCGCCGACGTCCGGCGGGTCACGGGCGAAATGGGCCGGTCTCTCGAGGCCAGCCTGAGGGCGCTGCGCACCGACTGCATCGACATCCTGCTGATCCACAACGCCACCGACCCGGGGCTGGCCCACCACGAGGCGGTGCGCGCCTTCTTCGCGGGGGCGAAAAAGGTGGGAAAGATCCGGGCCCACGGCTTCTCCTCCCACGGCAACCAGATCGCGATGCTGCGGGCGGCGGCGCGCGTGAATTTTTACGACGTCGTCATGGTCCCGTACAACCACAAGGGTTCCTACGTCCACTCCAATTCCGGCCGCTCCGACGCGTGGGACCAGGCGGAGCTGGAAGCGGCGATCGGACAGGCGCGGGAACGCGGCATCGGGGTGGTGGCCATGAAGACCTGTTCCGGGGGCCCCCGCCCCCCCGCGGGGGGCGGCAAGCCCGATTTCACCAGCGCGCTCGGCTGGATCCTCGAGAGGGGACGCGTGGACGGCATGGCCGTCGCCATGGCCAATTTCCAGCAGATCCGCGAGGACCTCGCGGCCTATACCTAG
- a CDS encoding 4Fe-4S dicluster domain-containing protein gives MFTAIETIKQNCRRCYTCVRSCPVKAIRIVDGQASVVAERCIACGRCTTVCSQNAKTYVSGVELTNALLSGALPVAALVAPSYPAEFAGIEPDRVVGALRAAGFRYVVEVARGADRVSAAYEELLSRDPGGSWIATACPAIVERIRKYHPDLVPRLAPIVSPMIAIAEEVRAIHGPEVRCVFIGPCIAKKVEARDPLLPPVVDEVLTFSEIRRLFAQRGIEPGSAEPSAADPPRAGSGRAFPLVGGLLISAGLESDPLDGRFVVATGRRETDEVLADMESGGIRPRLVEALMCHGCHEGPGMSRAAARHRRRASICDFARQARPGTGGGAPPERLERDFSRDDRRLAEPTEEEIRNVLARTNKFTPEDELNCGACGYPTCRAKAAAVVNGLAEEAMCLPFLIDQAERVCHELHVPWRDLREIHRQLVSTEKLASLGQLAAGIAHELNNPLGTILLYAGLIERKVGGGAAVARDIDLVQKETQRCKRIVAGLLDFARQNRVRFSPCRLDRFLAGVLEKSFDAAALGRAGVRLSLEPVPEPIEADIDADQMTQVVVNLVRNGIEALGDRGGKVTVSLEWAGARDRVRLAVRDDGCGIPAEDHDRIFQPFFTTKSIGRGTGLGLAITYGIVKMHHGSIWFESAPGEGAAFFIELPASQARQTRSMTS, from the coding sequence ATGTTCACCGCCATCGAGACCATCAAACAGAACTGCCGCCGGTGCTACACCTGCGTCCGCTCCTGCCCGGTGAAGGCGATCCGCATCGTCGACGGTCAGGCGTCGGTCGTGGCGGAACGCTGCATCGCCTGCGGACGCTGCACCACCGTGTGCAGCCAGAACGCCAAGACCTACGTGTCGGGCGTGGAGTTGACGAACGCCCTGCTGTCGGGGGCGCTCCCCGTGGCGGCGCTCGTGGCCCCCTCCTATCCGGCCGAGTTCGCCGGGATCGAGCCGGACCGGGTGGTGGGGGCCCTGCGCGCCGCCGGGTTCCGCTATGTCGTCGAGGTGGCCAGGGGGGCGGACCGGGTTTCGGCCGCCTACGAGGAACTGCTCTCCCGGGACCCCGGAGGGTCCTGGATCGCCACCGCGTGCCCCGCCATCGTCGAGCGCATCCGGAAGTATCACCCCGACCTGGTCCCCCGGCTGGCCCCGATCGTCTCTCCCATGATCGCCATCGCCGAGGAGGTGCGCGCGATCCACGGCCCGGAGGTGCGCTGCGTCTTCATCGGCCCCTGCATCGCCAAGAAGGTGGAGGCCAGGGACCCGCTCCTGCCCCCGGTGGTCGACGAGGTCCTGACCTTCAGCGAAATCCGGCGCCTGTTCGCGCAGCGGGGCATCGAACCGGGAAGCGCGGAGCCGTCGGCGGCCGACCCGCCGCGGGCGGGCTCGGGCCGCGCCTTCCCCCTGGTCGGGGGGCTGCTGATCAGCGCCGGCCTGGAATCCGACCCGCTCGACGGGCGCTTCGTCGTGGCCACCGGGCGGCGCGAAACCGACGAGGTGCTGGCCGACATGGAATCGGGGGGAATCCGTCCACGCCTGGTGGAGGCCCTGATGTGCCACGGTTGCCACGAGGGGCCGGGCATGTCGCGGGCGGCCGCCCGCCACCGCCGGCGTGCGAGCATCTGCGACTTCGCCCGGCAGGCGCGGCCGGGAACGGGGGGGGGCGCCCCCCCGGAACGGCTCGAGAGGGACTTCTCCCGCGACGACCGGCGCCTCGCGGAACCCACCGAGGAGGAGATCCGCAACGTCCTGGCGCGCACGAACAAGTTCACGCCCGAGGACGAGCTGAACTGCGGCGCCTGCGGCTATCCCACGTGCAGGGCCAAGGCGGCGGCGGTGGTCAACGGGCTGGCCGAGGAGGCGATGTGCCTCCCCTTCCTGATCGACCAGGCCGAGCGGGTGTGCCACGAGCTGCACGTGCCCTGGCGGGACCTGCGCGAAATCCACCGCCAGCTGGTAAGCACCGAAAAGCTGGCCTCGCTCGGGCAGCTGGCGGCGGGGATCGCCCATGAACTGAACAACCCCCTGGGGACCATCCTCCTCTATGCCGGCCTCATCGAGCGCAAGGTGGGGGGCGGGGCGGCGGTGGCCAGGGACATCGACCTGGTGCAGAAGGAGACCCAGCGCTGCAAGAGGATCGTGGCGGGCCTGCTCGATTTCGCCCGCCAGAACCGCGTGCGGTTCTCTCCCTGCCGGCTGGACCGGTTCCTGGCCGGGGTCCTCGAAAAGTCCTTCGACGCCGCGGCCCTCGGGCGCGCCGGCGTCCGCCTGTCGCTGGAGCCGGTCCCCGAACCGATCGAGGCCGACATCGATGCCGACCAGATGACGCAGGTCGTCGTGAACCTGGTGCGGAACGGGATCGAGGCGCTGGGGGACCGCGGCGGGAAGGTGACGGTGTCGCTCGAATGGGCGGGCGCCCGCGACCGGGTCCGGTTGGCGGTCCGGGACGACGGCTGCGGCATCCCCGCGGAAGACCACGACCGCATATTCCAGCCCTTTTTCACGACCAAGAGCATAGGCCGGGGCACCGGCCTCGGGCTCGCGATCACCTACGGCATCGTCAAGATGCACCACGGGTCGATCTGGTTCGAGTCGGCGCCGGGGGAAGGGGCCGCCTTTTTCATCGAACTGCCCGCGAGCCAGGCGCGGCAGACAAGGAGCATGACGTCATGA
- a CDS encoding 4Fe-4S binding protein, translating to MNIEINGRAVACHEGETVLAAASRAGIRIPHLCAMEHSSVPHASCRVCLVEVEGQPRLETSCTMKVREGLSVRTHSPRVLRIRRNIVELMLASHPDDCLYCERSGDCELSRLAAGMDIRGRRYGGGPKGHPVDVSSPAIVRDPNKCVLCGRCVTVCQDVQGIGAIDYAGRGFRTLVRPGADAGLDVSDCVFCGQCVRVCPTGALREKSAFAGLVEALADPGTRVVAQIAPAVPATLAAELGLRGVPEALGLLSGALRRIGFDAVYDTAFTADLTVMEEAHEFLGRLERGGPLPMFTSCCPSWVRFVELHRPRFIGNLSTCKSPQQMAATLIRKRAAQPGRRLFSVAVMPCTAKKYEAVEVGDLDAVLTTRELGPLLEKFGLRLDADLEPAELDEPFAEASGGGRLFGGSGGVLESALRTAAHLKGDSSRLGPSVLTPLQGDERLRTFTVTLGGRQLRCAVVSGLGAARALLEQVEAGTLPLDFVEVMSCPGGCIGGGGQPRSVSEGGLKALRGKIRDADRREKLQGAHENRAVLRLYEEVLGGAGSRKGHQWLHRGYSDRSERP from the coding sequence GTGAATATCGAGATCAACGGAAGAGCGGTGGCGTGTCACGAGGGGGAAACGGTGCTGGCGGCCGCCTCCCGGGCAGGCATCCGGATCCCCCACCTGTGCGCCATGGAGCACTCCTCCGTGCCGCACGCCTCGTGCAGGGTGTGCCTGGTGGAGGTGGAGGGGCAACCGCGGCTCGAGACGAGCTGCACGATGAAGGTCCGGGAGGGGCTTTCCGTCCGGACCCATTCCCCGCGTGTCCTGCGCATCCGGCGCAACATCGTGGAACTGATGCTGGCGAGCCACCCGGACGACTGCCTGTACTGCGAACGTTCGGGGGACTGCGAGCTTTCCCGCCTGGCCGCCGGGATGGACATCCGCGGGCGCCGCTACGGCGGAGGGCCCAAGGGACACCCGGTCGATGTTTCCTCCCCCGCCATCGTGCGCGATCCCAACAAGTGCGTGCTGTGCGGGCGCTGCGTGACGGTGTGCCAAGACGTGCAGGGGATCGGCGCCATCGACTACGCGGGCCGAGGGTTCCGCACCCTTGTCCGGCCGGGGGCGGACGCGGGCCTGGACGTTTCGGACTGCGTGTTCTGCGGACAGTGCGTGAGGGTGTGCCCGACCGGGGCCCTGCGGGAGAAGAGCGCGTTCGCCGGCCTGGTCGAGGCGCTGGCGGATCCCGGGACCCGGGTGGTCGCCCAGATCGCGCCGGCCGTTCCCGCCACGCTGGCCGCGGAGCTCGGGCTGCGGGGCGTTCCGGAAGCGCTGGGGCTGCTCAGCGGGGCGCTGCGGCGGATCGGTTTCGACGCGGTCTACGACACGGCGTTCACGGCCGATCTCACGGTCATGGAAGAGGCGCACGAGTTTCTCGGCCGCCTGGAGCGGGGGGGGCCGCTGCCGATGTTCACCAGCTGCTGCCCCTCCTGGGTCCGGTTCGTCGAGCTGCACCGTCCGCGCTTCATCGGGAACCTCTCGACATGCAAATCGCCCCAGCAGATGGCGGCCACCCTCATCAGGAAGCGGGCGGCGCAGCCGGGACGCCGCCTTTTCTCGGTCGCCGTCATGCCCTGCACGGCGAAGAAGTACGAGGCGGTGGAGGTCGGGGACCTCGACGCGGTGCTCACGACGCGGGAGCTCGGCCCGCTGCTGGAGAAATTCGGCCTGCGGCTCGATGCGGACCTCGAGCCCGCGGAACTCGACGAGCCTTTCGCGGAGGCCAGCGGCGGCGGTCGCCTGTTCGGGGGGAGCGGGGGCGTGCTGGAATCGGCGCTCCGGACAGCGGCCCACCTCAAAGGGGATTCCAGCAGGCTGGGCCCGTCGGTGCTGACGCCCCTCCAGGGGGACGAACGGCTCCGGACCTTTACCGTCACCCTGGGCGGGCGGCAACTGCGCTGCGCGGTGGTGAGCGGACTCGGGGCCGCGCGCGCGCTGCTGGAGCAGGTCGAGGCGGGAACGCTGCCGCTCGATTTCGTCGAGGTCATGAGCTGCCCGGGAGGCTGCATCGGCGGAGGGGGACAGCCCCGGTCGGTTTCCGAAGGGGGCCTGAAGGCGCTGCGCGGCAAGATCCGCGACGCGGACCGGAGGGAGAAGCTGCAGGGGGCCCACGAAAACCGGGCGGTGCTTCGCCTGTACGAGGAGGTCCTCGGCGGGGCCGGGAGCCGGAAGGGCCACCAGTGGCTCCACCGGGGCTACAGCGACCGGAGCGAGCGACCCTAG
- a CDS encoding 4Fe-4S binding protein — translation MNKSELLQPCCDACRHRPSSPCVNAVACIEKGPLCHDGPGCRQLRADRLARARRGGEGILIFLGMGTCGLANGAGAIRKRVEAFLGENRLDAAIVDVGCIGYCQKEVFVDIALPGGPRIAYAGVTRDNVDGLLGDVLLRGRPDHPLALGRHDGTTGPLASLPEIGRVPFFARQQKVVLANCGIIDPVSLDAALARGALRGLSRALSSMTPAEVCDALVASGLRGRGGAGFLTGRKWRIAHDQASAEKYVICNADEGDPGAFMDRAVLEGDPFRVLEGLQIAAYAIGARKGYIYCRAEYPLAIERLEAAIAALREAGLLGDNILDSQFSFDVRIKPGAGAFVCGEETAIIHSIEGRRGMPRPRPPYPAEKGLYGKPTVLNNVETLANVPPILERGPEWFSGIGAGASGTKVFALSGAVRSSGLVEVPIGMPLCEIVEEIGGGALPGHRLKAVQIGGPSGGCLPADRLDVPVDYRALQERGAIMGSGGLVVMDERSCMVDVAKYFMDFIRSESCGKCTPCREGTTRLYEILEALCRKPVDSEMERLLRFRGLMAAEELAETIREGSLCGLGQTAANPVLSTLRYFRDEYEAHLYEHRCPAGACEGLRTFAIDNALCIGCGICRKECPQGAIVGERKQAHYIIEDRCIGCGACVPVCPKDAIEKAPWREVTL, via the coding sequence ATGAACAAGAGCGAACTTTTGCAGCCCTGTTGCGACGCCTGCCGGCACCGGCCTTCGTCCCCCTGCGTGAACGCCGTGGCGTGCATCGAAAAGGGCCCGCTGTGCCACGACGGCCCCGGGTGCCGTCAGCTGCGCGCCGATCGGCTCGCCCGTGCGCGCCGGGGGGGGGAGGGGATCCTGATCTTCCTCGGCATGGGCACCTGCGGGCTTGCCAACGGCGCCGGGGCGATCCGGAAACGGGTCGAGGCCTTCCTGGGGGAAAACCGGCTGGATGCCGCCATCGTGGATGTCGGCTGCATCGGTTACTGCCAGAAGGAGGTGTTCGTCGATATCGCCCTTCCCGGCGGCCCCCGCATCGCCTACGCGGGCGTGACGCGCGACAATGTGGACGGCCTGTTGGGAGACGTGCTGCTGCGGGGCAGACCGGACCACCCGCTCGCCCTGGGCCGGCACGACGGGACGACGGGGCCCCTGGCCTCCCTGCCGGAGATCGGCCGGGTCCCTTTCTTCGCCCGCCAGCAGAAGGTGGTGCTGGCCAACTGCGGCATCATCGATCCCGTGTCGCTCGACGCGGCGCTCGCACGGGGGGCGCTCCGAGGCCTCAGCCGCGCGCTTTCCTCCATGACTCCGGCCGAGGTGTGCGATGCCCTGGTCGCCTCGGGGCTGCGCGGCCGGGGGGGGGCGGGATTCCTGACGGGGCGCAAATGGCGCATCGCCCACGACCAGGCGAGCGCCGAAAAGTACGTCATCTGCAACGCCGACGAGGGGGACCCCGGGGCCTTCATGGACAGGGCCGTGCTCGAGGGGGACCCCTTCCGCGTGCTCGAGGGGCTCCAGATCGCGGCCTACGCCATCGGGGCGCGGAAGGGATACATCTACTGCCGAGCCGAGTACCCGCTGGCCATCGAGCGGCTGGAGGCGGCCATCGCGGCGCTCCGGGAGGCGGGGCTGCTCGGGGATAACATCCTCGACAGCCAGTTCTCCTTCGATGTGCGGATCAAGCCGGGGGCGGGAGCCTTCGTCTGCGGCGAGGAGACGGCCATCATCCACAGCATCGAGGGGCGGCGCGGCATGCCGCGTCCCCGCCCCCCGTATCCCGCCGAGAAGGGGCTCTACGGCAAACCCACCGTCCTTAACAACGTCGAGACGCTGGCCAACGTCCCTCCCATCCTGGAGAGGGGCCCGGAATGGTTTTCCGGCATCGGCGCGGGCGCCTCGGGCACGAAGGTCTTCGCCCTGTCGGGCGCCGTGCGCTCGAGCGGCCTGGTGGAGGTCCCGATCGGCATGCCCCTGTGCGAAATCGTGGAGGAGATCGGGGGGGGCGCCCTGCCGGGCCACCGCCTCAAGGCGGTGCAGATCGGGGGACCGAGCGGCGGATGCCTCCCGGCCGACCGGCTCGACGTGCCCGTCGACTACCGCGCGCTGCAGGAGCGGGGGGCCATCATGGGGTCGGGAGGTCTGGTCGTCATGGACGAACGCTCCTGCATGGTGGACGTGGCCAAGTACTTCATGGACTTCATCCGGTCGGAATCGTGCGGCAAGTGCACCCCCTGCCGCGAGGGGACCACGCGCCTGTACGAGATCCTCGAGGCCCTCTGCCGGAAACCGGTCGACAGCGAAATGGAGCGGCTGCTGCGCTTCCGGGGGCTGATGGCGGCCGAGGAACTGGCGGAAACCATCCGGGAGGGGTCGCTGTGCGGGCTCGGCCAGACGGCGGCCAACCCGGTGCTCTCGACCCTGCGCTACTTCCGCGACGAGTACGAGGCGCACCTCTACGAGCACCGCTGCCCCGCGGGGGCCTGTGAAGGCCTGCGCACCTTTGCCATCGACAACGCCCTCTGTATCGGGTGCGGGATCTGCCGCAAGGAATGCCCGCAGGGGGCCATCGTCGGCGAGCGCAAACAGGCCCATTACATCATCGAGGACCGCTGCATCGGCTGCGGCGCCTGCGTCCCGGTCTGTCCGAAGGACGCCATCGAAAAGGCGCCGTGGCGGGAGGTGACACTGTGA
- a CDS encoding transcriptional regulator codes for MDKAQFSRARAELGKTQAQMAELLQTSLKAVQSYEQGWRTVPPHAEKQVLFLLALKAGDAKREECWTALRCPPERRRRCPAWELKAGRFCWFVNGTLCGGKPQATWRDKMKICGSCRAMESLAKFR; via the coding sequence ATGGACAAAGCGCAGTTTTCGCGGGCCCGGGCGGAGTTGGGAAAAACCCAGGCCCAGATGGCCGAACTCCTGCAGACGTCGCTCAAGGCGGTCCAGAGCTACGAGCAGGGGTGGCGGACGGTCCCGCCCCACGCGGAAAAGCAGGTCCTCTTCCTGCTCGCGCTCAAGGCCGGCGATGCGAAGCGGGAAGAGTGCTGGACCGCGCTCCGCTGCCCGCCCGAAAGAAGGCGGCGGTGCCCCGCGTGGGAACTGAAGGCCGGCCGTTTCTGCTGGTTCGTCAACGGCACCCTCTGCGGGGGAAAGCCGCAGGCTACCTGGCGGGACAAGATGAAGATCTGCGGGTCGTGCCGGGCGATGGAATCGCTGGCGAAATTCCGGTGA
- a CDS encoding response regulator, translating into MNELKANTGKHTLLFIDDDPVFLEAQKAFFGARGYTVLTAGGTDAALELLREETPDLILLDLMMEHTDSGFRLAHRIRREERFRLTPLVMLSGVASETGIGFAREREALREWSHLDDFLDKPVSAHRLLAVVRERLGGPDEPAGGR; encoded by the coding sequence ATGAACGAACTGAAAGCGAACACCGGGAAACACACACTCCTCTTCATCGACGACGATCCCGTTTTCCTCGAGGCGCAGAAGGCTTTCTTCGGCGCCCGCGGATACACGGTGCTCACGGCCGGCGGGACCGACGCCGCGCTCGAGCTGCTCCGGGAGGAAACACCGGACCTGATCCTCCTCGACCTCATGATGGAGCACACCGACAGCGGATTCCGGCTGGCGCACCGCATCCGGCGCGAGGAGCGCTTCCGCCTCACCCCCCTGGTGATGCTCTCGGGCGTCGCCTCGGAGACGGGGATCGGGTTCGCCCGGGAGCGGGAGGCGCTCCGGGAGTGGTCGCACCTCGATGACTTCCTCGACAAGCCCGTCAGCGCCCACCGCCTCCTGGCCGTGGTCCGTGAGCGGCTCGGCGGCCCGGACGAACCGGCCGGGGGGAGGTGA
- a CDS encoding redox-sensing transcriptional repressor Rex encodes MKSIRKQVETASSAQFGGRRIALQTIERLSTYRRVLEDLHGQGVQYVYSHQLAEYVSVTPAQLRRDLSLFGSFGNISRGYNVRHLITVLSGLLGTSEIQPVALVGVGNLGRTLLAYGGFVERGFSVEVVFDSDPAKIGRVIAGRRCFDIAEAEGILAGRPVDIAILACQPQGLQKIVDRFVAAGVKSFLSFVPAIIRVPRGVHVEMEDISAKLEKLSFLVKNRVEEG; translated from the coding sequence ATGAAATCGATCCGAAAGCAGGTCGAGACCGCCTCTTCCGCGCAGTTCGGCGGCCGGCGAATCGCGCTGCAGACGATTGAAAGGCTTTCGACCTACCGGCGGGTCCTGGAGGACCTGCATGGGCAGGGGGTACAGTACGTCTATTCGCACCAGCTGGCCGAATATGTCTCGGTGACCCCGGCCCAGCTCCGGCGGGATCTTTCCCTGTTCGGTTCCTTCGGAAACATCTCCCGGGGGTACAACGTCCGGCACCTGATCACCGTGCTCTCCGGCCTGCTCGGGACCTCGGAGATCCAACCGGTGGCCCTGGTGGGGGTTGGCAACCTCGGACGCACGCTCCTGGCCTACGGCGGCTTCGTCGAGCGCGGGTTTTCGGTGGAGGTGGTCTTCGACAGCGACCCCGCCAAGATCGGGAGGGTGATCGCCGGGAGGCGCTGCTTCGATATCGCCGAGGCGGAAGGGATCCTGGCCGGGCGCCCGGTCGACATCGCCATCCTCGCCTGCCAGCCCCAGGGGCTTCAGAAAATCGTCGACCGCTTCGTGGCGGCGGGGGTGAAGTCCTTTCTCTCCTTTGTCCCGGCCATCATCCGCGTGCCGCGCGGAGTGCACGTGGAGATGGAGGATATCTCGGCCAAGCTGGAAAAGCTTTCGTTCCTGGTGAAAAACCGGGTGGAAGAGGGATAA